From a single Fusobacterium ulcerans ATCC 49185 genomic region:
- a CDS encoding response regulator transcription factor → MILIVEDTEHIRKLIKAVLKDENIEIEEVVTGEEAIDKIQQGKRYELILMDIMLPKIDGITATQKIREITETPVIFLTALSDEKSQIIAYESGADGYITKPFSKEILKSIVRRYVFKSGVIKKYGDLEINKKSGKVLLNKKELNLTIKERDILFYLEENKGIAKTREQIISGVWGYDFTGTDRTVDKHLTRLREKLNNCSKYIKTVKAIGYKFEE, encoded by the coding sequence ATGATATTGATAGTAGAAGATACTGAACATATAAGAAAATTGATAAAAGCGGTACTAAAAGATGAAAATATAGAAATTGAAGAAGTTGTTACTGGAGAAGAAGCAATTGATAAAATTCAACAGGGAAAAAGATATGAACTTATCCTTATGGATATAATGCTTCCTAAAATAGATGGAATCACTGCAACACAAAAAATAAGAGAAATAACAGAAACTCCTGTAATATTTTTGACTGCACTTTCAGATGAAAAGAGTCAAATTATTGCCTATGAATCTGGGGCAGATGGATATATAACTAAGCCTTTTTCTAAAGAAATATTAAAATCTATAGTTAGAAGATATGTCTTTAAAAGTGGTGTAATAAAAAAATATGGAGATTTAGAAATAAATAAAAAAAGTGGAAAAGTTTTACTGAATAAAAAAGAACTAAATCTAACTATAAAAGAAAGAGATATCTTATTTTATCTGGAAGAAAATAAAGGTATAGCAAAAACCAGAGAACAGATAATTTCAGGTGTATGGGGATATGACTTTACTGGAACAGATAGAACAGTAGATAAGCATCTAACAAGATTAAGAGAAAAATTAAACAACTGTTCTAAATATATAAAAACTGTAAAAGCTATTGGTTATAAATTTGAGGAGTAA
- a CDS encoding glucose/sorbosone family PQQ-dependent dehydrogenase yields MKKIMVSFVTFAFTFLVSGNMALAKLKPVKVEEPFTGQVLTEGLDNPWNIRYGPDNMLWVTERTGKRIVRVNPETGVKKVALTIDEARAEGQHFGVLGMALAPDFLQKGSQNYIYVFYTYIPENNNTEFGYKKLVRYQYDTKSETLKNPTVIIDKIPSGDDHNGGRVTFGPDGKIYLTLGELGHNQGKNAFKKNEAQRLPTAKEIQDGNHDAYVGKVLRMNPDGSIPEDNPVLNGVKSHIFTYGHRNPQGIVVVGDKIFSSEHGPSSDDELNLLVSGGNYGWPHVAGFQDNQSYKFIDWSTAPKDAAVDPNVPDPRVKVYLESDWKAPANYKDPIKTFYTVREGYNYHDGDTYGDISYVEWPTVAPSSINYYADGPMKGWDNSILMTTLKAGTLFRIKLNNQKDNVQGEIATFFHTPNRYRDIAISPDGNTFYILTDSAGSARDMDLKPTTKLQNPGSILMIKYNGEK; encoded by the coding sequence ATGAAAAAAATTATGGTTTCATTTGTTACATTTGCTTTTACATTTCTAGTATCAGGAAATATGGCTTTAGCCAAACTCAAGCCTGTGAAAGTAGAAGAACCATTCACAGGACAGGTATTAACTGAAGGATTAGATAATCCTTGGAATATACGTTATGGTCCTGACAATATGCTTTGGGTTACAGAAAGAACAGGAAAGCGTATTGTAAGGGTAAATCCTGAAACAGGAGTGAAAAAAGTAGCATTAACTATAGATGAAGCAAGAGCAGAAGGACAGCATTTTGGAGTTTTAGGTATGGCATTAGCTCCAGATTTTTTACAAAAAGGAAGCCAGAATTATATATATGTATTTTATACATATATTCCTGAAAATAATAATACAGAATTTGGTTATAAAAAACTTGTAAGATATCAATATGATACAAAATCTGAAACTTTAAAAAATCCAACAGTTATTATAGATAAAATTCCTAGTGGTGATGACCATAATGGTGGTAGAGTAACTTTTGGTCCTGATGGAAAAATATATCTGACTCTTGGTGAGTTAGGTCATAATCAAGGTAAAAATGCTTTCAAAAAAAATGAGGCTCAAAGATTACCAACAGCTAAAGAAATCCAAGATGGAAATCATGATGCATATGTAGGAAAAGTTTTAAGAATGAATCCAGATGGATCTATTCCAGAAGATAACCCAGTTCTTAATGGAGTAAAAAGTCATATATTTACTTATGGACATAGAAACCCACAAGGGATTGTAGTTGTTGGGGATAAAATTTTCTCTAGTGAGCATGGACCTTCTTCAGATGATGAATTGAATCTCCTTGTAAGCGGAGGAAATTATGGATGGCCACATGTTGCAGGATTCCAAGATAATCAGTCATATAAATTTATAGACTGGTCAACAGCTCCTAAAGATGCAGCTGTAGATCCTAATGTACCTGATCCACGTGTAAAAGTATATTTAGAATCAGATTGGAAAGCACCAGCAAACTATAAAGATCCTATAAAAACTTTCTATACAGTTAGAGAAGGATATAACTACCATGATGGAGATACCTATGGAGATATATCTTATGTTGAATGGCCAACAGTAGCACCATCTAGTATAAATTATTATGCTGATGGGCCTATGAAAGGTTGGGATAACAGTATTTTAATGACTACATTAAAAGCTGGAACTCTTTTCAGAATAAAATTAAATAATCAAAAAGATAATGTTCAGGGAGAGATAGCAACATTCTTCCATACACCAAATCGTTATCGTGATATAGCCATAAGCCCAGATGGAAATACTTTTTATATTCTAACTGACAGTGCAGGATCAGCAAGAGATATGGATTTAAAACCAACTACTAAACTGCAAAATCCTGGTTCAATATTAATGATTAAATATAATGGTGAAAAATAA
- a CDS encoding DUF4846 domain-containing protein has protein sequence MKKILIFILFILHAMTFSKNLIVKEGDTVSSRFLVPSGYERENYPEDSFGTYLRELKLKKMGTPVLLYDGREKFVKSHISVIDMPILPQDLIQCADAVIKLRAEYLYKQKKYDTISFDLTNGMKVPFSKFVKGERVKVSGNKTVWVKGNYKTGYGREVFEEYLKFIYTYAGTLSLSKEMKKADIKDIEIGDVFIQGGSPGHAVIIVDTAVNKKTGERIMMLVQSYMPSQELHILKSISDISPWYKVEDAKLVTPEWLFEKGSLKKW, from the coding sequence ATGAAAAAAATACTTATTTTTATACTTTTTATATTACATGCAATGACATTTTCTAAAAACCTGATAGTCAAAGAGGGAGATACAGTAAGCAGTAGATTTCTTGTTCCATCAGGATATGAAAGAGAAAATTATCCAGAAGATTCTTTTGGTACTTATTTAAGAGAATTAAAACTTAAAAAGATGGGGACTCCAGTATTGTTGTATGATGGAAGAGAGAAGTTTGTAAAATCGCACATTTCAGTGATAGACATGCCTATTCTTCCTCAAGATTTGATTCAATGTGCTGATGCAGTGATAAAATTGAGAGCAGAATATTTATATAAGCAAAAAAAATATGATACAATATCCTTTGATTTAACAAATGGGATGAAAGTTCCATTTTCAAAATTTGTAAAAGGAGAAAGAGTTAAAGTTAGTGGAAATAAAACTGTATGGGTAAAAGGGAACTATAAAACAGGATATGGAAGAGAAGTATTTGAAGAGTATCTCAAATTTATATATACATATGCAGGAACACTTTCGTTATCAAAAGAAATGAAAAAAGCAGATATAAAAGATATAGAAATAGGAGATGTATTCATTCAAGGAGGCTCTCCAGGGCATGCTGTAATAATAGTTGATACTGCAGTAAATAAAAAAACAGGAGAAAGAATTATGATGTTGGTTCAAAGCTATATGCCATCTCAGGAACTTCATATTTTAAAAAGTATTTCTGATATTTCTCCTTGGTATAAAGTAGAGGATGCTAAACTTGTAACACCTGAATGGCTTTTTGAAAAAGGAAGTTTAAAAAAATGGTAA
- a CDS encoding nitrite/sulfite reductase: protein MNRQNEVLKLEIDNLREAGHKFIKKEISVGDFKGISGGMGVYAQRGGQDFMIRFRTNSGLMSLDHLELIKNFTEKYEIEDIHFTTRQAIQLHHLKIDDICDVMETALEHGLYTRGGGGNYPRNVAISPMSGVEKEEIFDVTEFALKISEYFMSRITEYKLPRKLKVSMSSSDKDAAGATINDVGFIAAEENGEPYFRMYLAGGLGNNPGISIPYDKKVDPKEILYYIEAMVDLFVAEGDYTNRAKARTRYIPRRMGTVEFLKTYEKHLEKVKLKKNLGLDIEVILSETKKEYSHNLKENLSVVHQRQDGLYTVIIHPLNGQISSADFKKVVKFMKENRNAEARLSMTESIYIRNINEEQTKVLLEITDKFRQKTKIQQSMSCVGIPTCQIGIEQSQTLVKNILEYIQKNNISEEKLPSVYVSGCQNSCGRHQVGDIGFAGGKKRVEDKIEDVFDIYTGGMVSREKTVLGTKLGTMLMSQIPEFIGELGIELEKSHMDYKKYITEEKENFEELVKKYLV from the coding sequence GTGAATAGACAGAATGAAGTACTGAAATTAGAAATAGATAATTTACGTGAAGCAGGACACAAATTTATAAAGAAAGAGATATCTGTAGGAGATTTTAAAGGGATATCTGGTGGAATGGGAGTATATGCCCAACGTGGTGGACAGGATTTTATGATAAGATTTAGAACAAATTCAGGATTAATGTCACTGGATCATCTTGAGCTTATAAAAAATTTTACTGAGAAATATGAAATAGAAGATATTCATTTTACTACAAGGCAGGCAATACAGCTACATCATTTAAAAATAGATGATATATGTGATGTTATGGAAACAGCACTGGAGCATGGACTATATACTCGTGGAGGAGGAGGGAACTATCCAAGAAATGTGGCTATTTCTCCAATGTCAGGAGTAGAAAAGGAAGAAATATTTGATGTAACAGAGTTTGCTTTAAAGATAAGCGAATATTTTATGAGCAGAATAACAGAATACAAACTTCCAAGAAAATTAAAAGTATCTATGTCTTCAAGTGATAAAGATGCTGCTGGAGCAACTATCAATGATGTAGGATTTATAGCAGCAGAAGAAAATGGAGAGCCATATTTCAGAATGTATCTAGCAGGGGGATTAGGAAATAATCCAGGAATATCAATACCATATGATAAAAAAGTAGATCCTAAGGAAATACTATATTATATAGAAGCTATGGTAGATCTTTTTGTAGCAGAAGGAGATTATACAAACAGAGCAAAGGCAAGAACAAGATATATTCCAAGAAGAATGGGAACAGTGGAATTCTTAAAGACTTATGAAAAGCATTTAGAAAAAGTAAAATTGAAAAAAAATCTTGGTTTAGATATAGAAGTTATACTATCAGAAACAAAAAAAGAATACTCTCATAATTTGAAAGAAAATCTTTCAGTAGTACATCAAAGACAGGATGGATTATATACAGTAATTATTCATCCATTAAATGGACAAATATCATCTGCTGATTTTAAAAAAGTAGTAAAGTTTATGAAAGAAAATAGAAATGCAGAAGCTAGATTGAGTATGACTGAAAGTATATATATCAGAAATATTAATGAAGAACAAACTAAAGTACTTTTGGAAATTACAGATAAATTTAGACAAAAAACCAAAATACAACAGAGTATGAGTTGTGTAGGAATTCCTACTTGTCAGATAGGAATAGAACAAAGTCAGACTTTGGTTAAAAATATTCTTGAGTATATTCAAAAAAATAACATTTCTGAAGAAAAACTTCCATCAGTATATGTTTCAGGATGTCAAAATTCATGTGGAAGGCATCAAGTTGGAGATATAGGATTTGCTGGAGGAAAGAAAAGAGTAGAAGATAAAATAGAAGATGTTTTTGATATTTACACTGGAGGAATGGTAAGCAGAGAAAAAACAGTTTTAGGAACAAAACTTGGAACTATGCTTATGAGCCAAATACCAGAATTTATTGGAGAGCTTGGAATAGAACTTGAAAAAAGTCATATGGATTATAAAAAATATATAACTGAAGAAAAAGAAAATTTTGAAGAACTAGTAAAAAAATATTTAGTATAA